A single window of Stigmatopora nigra isolate UIUO_SnigA chromosome 22, RoL_Snig_1.1, whole genome shotgun sequence DNA harbors:
- the LOC144215588 gene encoding excitatory amino acid transporter 1-like — protein MTQINGEDPQRARRGLRQIQAGIQSRSLVARKRFSNISKNDVKGFFVRNAFVIFTVAAVIIGIILGFALRPYKMSYRDIKLFSFPGELLMRMLQMLVLPLLVSSLITGMAALDSRASGKMGMRAVVYYTTTTVIAVFIGIVMVLIIHPGKGSKEEFTNQQQIERVNTADAFLDLIRNMFPPNLVEACTKQFKTQYAKRVVHINVTVNKSVFLLNGSKLMATEEMIPVPGAVNGINALGLVVFSMCFGLIIGKMGDQGQPLRDFFDCLNEAIMRLVAIIMWYAPIGILFLIAGKIVEMEDITAMGGQLGMYTITVICGLLIHAIVVLPTLYFVVTRKNPFVFIGGILQALITALGTSSSSATLPISFKCLEENNKVDKRVTRFVLPVGATINMDGTALYEALAAIFIAQVNNFDLNFGQILTISITATAASIGAAGIPQAGLVTMVIVLTSVGLPTDDISLIIAVDWFLDRLRTITNVLGDSIGAGIVEHLSRHELTRDPEENHSTAAEEPERKPYRLICHENEYENERPTVDSETKM, from the exons ATGACGCAGATCAACGGGGAGGACCCGCAAAGAGCCCGACGAGGCCTCCGGCAGATCCAAGCCGGCATCCAGTCCCGCTCCTTGGTAGCCAGGAAAAGATTTTCCAACATCAGCAAGAATGACGTAAAGGGCTTCTTTGTAAGAAATGCCTTTGTCATATTCACCGTGGCAGCGGTTATCATTG GTATCATCTTGGGGTTTGCCCTGCGGCCTTACAAAATGTCCTACCGTGACATCAAGTTATTCTCTTTCCCCGGAGAGCTGCTGATGAGGATGCTGCAAATGCTGGTCCTGCCCTTGCTTGTGTCCAGCCTTATAACAG GCATGGCTGCACTAGACAGCCGCGCTTCAGGCAAAATGGGCATGAGGGCGGTGGTCTATTACACTACCACCACGGTCATTGCCGTGTTCATTGGCATCGTCATGGTGCTCATTATCCACCCCGGCAAAGGCTCAAAGGAAGAGTTTACCAACCAGCAGCAGATCGAGAGGGTCAACACTGCAGATGCCTTCCTGGACCTCATCAg GAATATGTTCCCTCCAAACCTTGTGGAAGCGTGCACAAAACAG tTCAAGACGCAGTATGCCAAGAGGGTGGTCCACATCAACGTCACAGTCAACAAGTCGGTGTTCCTGCTCAATGGAAGCAAATTGATGGCAACTGAGGAGATGATCCCCGTCCCTGGTGCCGTCAATGGGATCAACGCGCTGGGCCTGGTGGTCTTTTCCATGTGCTTCGGTTTAATCATCGGGAAAATGGGGGACCAAGGACAGCCTCTCAGGGACTTCTTTGACTGTCTCAACGAGGCCATCATGAGGCTTGTGGCAATCATTATGTG GTATGCCCCCATTGGAATCCTGTTCCTGATCGCGGGTAAAATCGTGGAAATGGAGGACATAACAGCAATGGGCGGCCAGCTGGGAATGTACACTATCACCGTCATCTGTGGCCTTCTCATCCATGCCATAGTGGTCTTACCCACCCTCTACTTTGTGGTCACCCGAAAGAACCCCTTCGTCTTCATTGGGGGGATTCTGCAGGCCCTAATCACGGCATTAGGAACGTCTTCTAG CTCGGCCACTTTGCCAATCTCGTTCAAGTGCCTTgaggaaaacaacaaagtaGACAAGCGTGTAACCCGTTTTGTGCTTCCTGTGGGCGCCACAATCAACATGGATGGCACCGCTTTGTATGAAGCGCTGGCCGCCATCTTTATCGCACAGGTGAACAACTTTGACCTCAACTTCGGTCAGATTCTCACCATCAG CATCACAGCCACAGCAGCCAGTATCGGAGCGGCTGGAATCCCGCAGGCTGGGCTTGTTACCATGGTGATTGTGCTCACATCAGTTGGTCTGCCCACTGATGATATCTCACTTATCATCGCTGTTGATTGGTTCCT GGACCGTCTGCGCACTATTACCAATGTTCTGGGAGACTCGATTGGGGCTGGGATTGTGGAGCATCTATCTCGCCATGAATTAACCAGAGACCCGGAGGAGAACCATTCGACAGCAGCCGAGGAACCAGAGAGGAAGCCTTACCGGTTAATCTGCCATGAGAACGAGTACGAGAATGAGAGGCCCACTGTTGATAGCGAAACCAAAATGTAA